A part of Streptomyces sp. NBC_01210 genomic DNA contains:
- a CDS encoding MFS transporter: protein MADTLKTTPTPVRQLLRGRFGWFFVGRTVDLAGSSMTTVALALAVLQESGRASDLGIVLAADMIPTLVLLLVGGAVADRMSRRVLLISTNIASGSLMAAMAATLITNTYSLLLIASLAFVNGVVGAFSSPALRGIVPELVEQHDLQRVNALLSSIQNTVRILGPALASILVTTIGGGWALAVDAITFVLAALAFTRIPGATRPPAAGQPLWRDLVDGWSVFRSLHWIVVMAISFALINAFNVGPWNVLGPQVVSDEDGAVGWGAVQSIRAVGLLVMSIVAVKIVLRRPLRDGRIWGTLAGLPLLALGLSGEAWVVAVAAFIGGLGFSVAAITWESTLQASVPQESLSRVAAYDDLLSFLAIPLSQIAVGPLSQAYGAREICIICGIAYMAACLFPLLNKQVRNLRS from the coding sequence GTGGCTGACACCTTGAAAACAACACCCACACCCGTACGCCAATTACTGAGAGGGCGTTTCGGGTGGTTTTTTGTCGGTAGGACCGTGGACCTGGCGGGCTCGTCCATGACGACCGTGGCCTTGGCCCTCGCCGTGCTACAAGAATCCGGCCGAGCGAGCGACCTGGGAATTGTCCTCGCGGCAGACATGATTCCGACCCTCGTGCTCCTTCTTGTGGGGGGCGCGGTCGCCGACCGCATGAGTCGGCGCGTGCTGCTGATTTCAACCAACATTGCCTCAGGGTCCCTCATGGCGGCGATGGCCGCGACCTTGATCACAAACACTTACAGTCTGTTGCTCATCGCCAGCCTTGCATTCGTCAACGGCGTTGTGGGCGCATTCAGTTCACCGGCTCTGCGCGGCATCGTCCCCGAACTCGTCGAGCAGCACGATCTTCAGCGCGTCAACGCGCTCCTTTCGAGCATTCAGAACACCGTGCGTATTCTGGGCCCCGCCCTGGCGAGCATCCTGGTCACCACCATCGGGGGCGGGTGGGCCCTGGCGGTCGACGCGATCACCTTCGTGCTGGCCGCGCTGGCATTCACACGAATACCCGGTGCGACGCGGCCACCGGCTGCGGGTCAGCCGTTGTGGCGCGACCTTGTCGACGGCTGGTCCGTCTTCCGGTCCTTGCACTGGATTGTGGTCATGGCCATCTCGTTCGCCCTCATCAACGCGTTCAATGTCGGCCCATGGAATGTGCTGGGGCCGCAGGTGGTCTCGGACGAGGACGGCGCCGTGGGGTGGGGTGCGGTGCAGTCCATACGAGCTGTTGGACTGCTGGTCATGAGCATCGTCGCCGTCAAGATCGTGCTCCGTCGCCCTCTTCGCGACGGCCGGATCTGGGGCACGCTCGCGGGATTGCCCCTCCTGGCTCTCGGGCTGTCAGGCGAGGCCTGGGTAGTGGCTGTTGCCGCCTTCATCGGGGGCCTCGGTTTCTCGGTTGCCGCCATCACATGGGAAAGCACACTGCAGGCGTCGGTCCCGCAGGAGAGCTTGTCGCGGGTCGCCGCGTATGACGACCTGCTTTCCTTTCTCGCGATCCCCCTCTCGCAAATTGCCGTGGGTCCGCTCTCACAGGCATATGGAGCAAGAGAGATCTGCATCATCTGCGGCATTGCATACATGGCAGCCTGCCTGTTCCCCCTCCTCAACAAGCAAGTCCGCAATCTGCGTTCCTGA
- a CDS encoding amino acid adenylation domain-containing protein has product MILTRSIFHQLRAVALEFPSRQAVLDTTRALTYGELVTRAEALGRNLVARGIGPGHRVGVVVERGVDLAVALLGVSAAGAAYVPLDPGHPSERLRTVIEDAELSALITHTSGSAFAVRMVQVPPDASVSSELACSYLPTPRPQDPAYVIYTSGSTGRPKGVVVTNANVAAFFEALDVAYGVPVEDRFLAVTSVSFDIALMELIWPVTRGGASIVSPSGMVNRLDARSEDSLPELMARFRPTLMQATPSLLTAITSYEESLQSLRGLRALAVGGEVFPLGLARRLVDALNGVRIVNMYGPTEATVWCSTHDVTIEDVRSESIPIGRPLRHALLRIVDADGIDVGPGEAGELWAGGPCVADSYFRLPELTHQKFVVDTRTGQQRRWYRTGDRARIRPDGVIEFIGRFDRQVKVSGVRIELDEVESVLSMSPDVRAAAVIAHRGPNGVPRLVGYVEWQGPLGAADP; this is encoded by the coding sequence GTGATCCTGACGCGTTCGATCTTTCATCAGCTGCGCGCCGTGGCTCTAGAATTCCCTTCCCGACAGGCCGTCCTGGACACCACCCGTGCGCTGACCTATGGCGAGCTGGTGACGCGTGCAGAGGCCCTGGGCCGCAACCTGGTGGCGCGCGGTATCGGCCCCGGACACAGGGTCGGGGTGGTGGTCGAGCGGGGCGTGGACCTCGCGGTAGCTCTGCTGGGTGTCTCTGCGGCGGGTGCGGCCTACGTCCCCCTCGACCCGGGACACCCGAGCGAGCGACTGCGCACTGTCATCGAGGACGCAGAGCTTTCCGCCCTCATCACGCATACGAGCGGATCGGCGTTTGCCGTGCGGATGGTCCAGGTACCGCCCGATGCCAGTGTCTCGTCCGAACTCGCATGCAGTTACCTGCCCACGCCACGGCCGCAGGACCCTGCGTATGTCATCTATACCTCCGGCTCCACAGGGCGCCCCAAAGGAGTAGTGGTCACGAACGCAAACGTCGCGGCATTCTTCGAGGCTCTCGACGTGGCGTACGGGGTGCCTGTCGAGGACCGCTTTCTCGCCGTGACGAGCGTGTCGTTCGACATCGCACTGATGGAGCTGATCTGGCCGGTCACCCGCGGCGGAGCCAGCATTGTCAGCCCCTCGGGGATGGTCAACCGGCTGGACGCGCGGAGCGAGGACAGCCTGCCGGAACTGATGGCGCGGTTCCGACCTACCCTGATGCAGGCCACACCCTCCCTGCTGACGGCGATCACCTCCTACGAGGAGTCGTTGCAGTCGCTCCGAGGGCTACGGGCGCTGGCCGTCGGGGGAGAGGTATTTCCTCTTGGACTTGCTCGACGGTTGGTGGACGCTCTTAATGGCGTTCGTATCGTGAACATGTACGGCCCCACCGAGGCAACGGTCTGGTGCTCGACGCACGACGTGACCATTGAAGATGTACGCAGTGAGTCGATTCCCATCGGAAGGCCTCTCAGGCATGCCCTGCTGCGGATTGTCGACGCGGACGGGATCGACGTCGGGCCGGGTGAGGCGGGAGAGCTCTGGGCCGGCGGTCCCTGTGTCGCTGACAGCTATTTCCGTCTACCCGAACTCACCCATCAGAAGTTCGTCGTAGATACCAGAACTGGGCAGCAGCGACGCTGGTATAGGACCGGTGACCGGGCGAGGATCAGACCCGACGGTGTAATCGAGTTCATCGGGCGCTTCGACCGTCAAGTGAAGGTTTCGGGAGTCCGGATCGAGCTTGACGAAGTCGAGTCGGTGCTCTCTATGTCGCCCGATGTCCGGGCTGCCGCCGTCATCGCGCATCGAGGGCCGAATGGCGTACCCAGATTGGTGGGCTACGTTGAGTGGCAGGGCCCGCTTGGAGCGGCCGACCCGTAA
- a CDS encoding MFS transporter, whose amino-acid sequence MAAPATAPPAPSSLKRIVAASLIGTTIEWYDFFLYGSAAALVFNKLFFPGSDPLVGTLLSFLTYAVGFAARPLGALVFGHYGDRLGRKKLLVLSLLLMGGATFAIGLLPTHATVGTAAPVLLTVLRLVQGFALGGEWGGAVLLVSEHGDAKRRGFWASWPQTGAPAGQLLATGVLSALTALLSDAAFTSWGWRIPFLLSGVLVVVGLWIRLSVDESPVFKAALAQAEERKAAAGQVEKMPLVSVLRHHWRDVLVAMGARMAENISYYVITAFILVYATTAVELSKQTALNAVLIASAVHFVVIPVWGALSDRIGRRPVYLIGAIGVGAWMFPFFALIDRGSFGSLLLAVTVGLVLHGAMYAPQAAFFAEMFATRMRYSGASIGAQFSSVAAGAPAPLIATALLADYDSSTPIALYVIAAALLTVVAIGCARETRHRDLAAVEDEPVESAPATRPADAQTA is encoded by the coding sequence ATGGCCGCCCCCGCAACCGCTCCACCAGCTCCCAGTTCACTCAAGCGCATCGTCGCCGCGAGCCTCATCGGCACCACCATCGAGTGGTACGACTTCTTCCTCTACGGATCGGCCGCCGCGCTGGTCTTCAACAAGCTGTTCTTTCCTGGCTCCGACCCGCTCGTCGGAACCCTGCTGTCGTTCCTGACGTACGCCGTCGGGTTCGCCGCCCGCCCGCTCGGTGCGCTCGTCTTCGGGCACTACGGCGACCGGCTCGGCCGCAAGAAGCTGCTGGTGCTGAGTCTGCTGCTGATGGGCGGGGCGACCTTCGCCATCGGGCTGCTGCCGACACACGCAACCGTCGGTACCGCCGCGCCCGTACTGCTCACGGTGCTGCGGCTGGTGCAGGGATTCGCACTCGGTGGTGAGTGGGGTGGAGCCGTGCTGCTGGTGTCGGAGCACGGTGACGCCAAGCGACGCGGGTTCTGGGCCTCGTGGCCGCAGACGGGCGCGCCTGCCGGGCAGTTGCTCGCCACTGGGGTGCTCTCCGCGCTCACCGCACTGCTGTCGGACGCCGCGTTCACCTCGTGGGGCTGGCGCATACCGTTCCTGCTCTCCGGTGTTCTGGTGGTCGTCGGTTTGTGGATTCGTCTCTCTGTCGATGAATCACCGGTCTTCAAGGCGGCGTTGGCGCAGGCCGAGGAGCGCAAGGCGGCAGCGGGCCAGGTCGAGAAGATGCCGCTCGTCTCTGTGCTGCGGCATCACTGGCGCGATGTGCTGGTGGCCATGGGGGCGCGGATGGCGGAGAACATCAGTTACTACGTGATCACCGCGTTCATCCTGGTGTACGCGACGACCGCTGTGGAGCTGAGCAAGCAGACCGCACTCAATGCCGTACTCATCGCCTCTGCCGTGCACTTCGTGGTGATCCCGGTGTGGGGCGCTCTGTCGGACCGCATCGGGCGCAGGCCGGTGTATCTCATCGGCGCGATCGGGGTCGGTGCCTGGATGTTCCCCTTCTTCGCGCTCATCGACCGGGGCAGCTTCGGCAGTCTGCTGCTCGCCGTCACGGTGGGACTCGTCCTGCACGGGGCGATGTACGCGCCGCAGGCGGCGTTCTTCGCCGAGATGTTCGCGACGCGGATGCGCTACTCGGGGGCCTCCATCGGTGCGCAGTTCTCCTCCGTCGCGGCCGGTGCGCCCGCGCCGTTGATCGCGACCGCGCTGCTCGCCGACTACGACTCGTCGACGCCCATTGCCTTGTACGTCATCGCCGCGGCACTGCTCACCGTGGTGGCCATCGGCTGCGCGCGGGAGACCCGGCACCGCGATCTGGCCGCTGTCGAGGACGAGCCGGTGGAGAGCGCCCCGGCGACCCGGCCGGCGGATGCGCAGACTGCCTGA
- a CDS encoding helix-turn-helix domain-containing protein, with protein sequence MSHDQASYLELLARGADAEAYDRPALLARASGAGAEALASLEHAKQLALRVRAELEGRRRREAELSALFETAHDLAGLRDLDAVLRAIVQRARSLLGTEVAYLSLNDPAAGDTYMRVTEGSVSARFQQLRLGMGEGLGGLVAQTARPYVTDSYFDDARFEHTRTIDTAVSDEGLVAILGVPLMLGSQVIGVLFAADRRARVFEREQVALLGSFAAHAAVAIDTANLLAETRSALAELERANEIIRDHSGVIERASEVHDRLTEVVLRGGGVHDVAAALSEVLDGTVEFTDTDLEATGTDGRAVRHGQDWVAAVSAGGELLGALVLRNHPELDPVDQRTMERAAMVTSLLLLARRSAHDAEQRVRGELLDDLLDAPDRDPRLLRERAARLRADLDAPHVVLAARIDGPDAGTSGTSGTSDRETADRRTADRQRLWSAASHLAATRSGLAAARDGGTVLLLPLGPDDSAADLARQTSRQLSGTVRESVTVGASAPVLAPAGDPSPIAGAYAQARRCLDALRLLGRSGQGAAAQDLGFLGLLLADPGDIDGFVRRTMGEVVDYDRRRGTDLVRTLDAYFASGMSPARTKDDLHVHVNTVAQRLERIGRLLGPDWQSPARSLEIQLALRLHAMSAAVAH encoded by the coding sequence ATGTCCCACGATCAAGCCTCCTACCTGGAGCTCCTCGCACGCGGTGCCGACGCGGAGGCGTACGACCGGCCGGCGCTGCTCGCCCGTGCGAGCGGCGCCGGGGCCGAGGCGCTCGCCTCCCTCGAGCACGCCAAACAGCTCGCGCTGCGGGTGCGTGCCGAGCTGGAGGGGCGGCGCCGCCGCGAGGCCGAGCTCTCCGCGCTCTTCGAGACCGCGCACGACCTGGCAGGTCTGCGTGATCTCGACGCCGTGCTGAGAGCAATCGTGCAGCGTGCCCGCTCGCTGCTGGGCACGGAAGTCGCCTATCTGAGCCTCAACGACCCGGCAGCGGGGGACACCTATATGCGGGTCACCGAGGGGTCGGTGTCGGCGCGCTTCCAGCAGCTGCGGCTGGGCATGGGGGAGGGGCTCGGCGGTCTCGTCGCCCAGACAGCCCGTCCGTATGTCACCGACAGCTATTTCGACGACGCGCGGTTCGAGCACACAAGGACGATCGACACGGCCGTGAGCGACGAGGGCCTGGTCGCCATCCTTGGAGTGCCGCTGATGCTCGGCAGCCAGGTCATAGGCGTGCTCTTCGCCGCCGACCGCCGCGCCAGGGTCTTCGAACGGGAACAGGTCGCGCTGCTCGGCTCCTTCGCCGCTCATGCCGCCGTCGCCATCGACACCGCGAACCTGCTGGCGGAGACCCGCTCGGCGCTCGCCGAGCTGGAGCGGGCCAACGAGATCATCCGCGACCACAGCGGCGTCATCGAGCGTGCCTCGGAGGTCCACGACCGGCTGACCGAGGTGGTGCTGCGAGGCGGAGGTGTCCATGATGTGGCCGCCGCGCTCTCCGAAGTCCTGGACGGAACGGTTGAGTTCACGGACACCGACCTCGAAGCCACCGGCACCGACGGCCGGGCCGTGCGGCACGGGCAGGACTGGGTGGCCGCGGTGTCGGCGGGCGGCGAGCTGCTGGGTGCCCTGGTGCTCCGCAACCATCCCGAGCTCGACCCAGTCGACCAGCGCACCATGGAGCGTGCGGCCATGGTCACCTCTCTGCTGCTGCTCGCACGGCGTTCCGCCCACGACGCCGAACAGCGAGTACGGGGCGAACTGCTCGACGATCTCCTCGACGCACCGGACCGGGACCCCCGACTGCTGCGGGAAAGGGCGGCGCGGCTGCGGGCCGACCTCGACGCACCGCATGTGGTGCTGGCCGCCCGGATCGACGGACCCGACGCGGGCACCTCGGGCACCTCGGGCACCTCCGACCGGGAGACCGCAGACCGCCGGACCGCGGACCGGCAGCGACTGTGGTCCGCCGCCTCTCACCTGGCCGCGACCCGCTCGGGCCTGGCCGCAGCCCGTGACGGCGGCACCGTACTGCTGCTTCCGCTCGGCCCCGACGACAGCGCGGCCGATCTCGCCCGCCAGACCTCCAGACAACTGAGCGGAACGGTACGGGAGTCGGTCACCGTCGGCGCGTCCGCGCCCGTTCTGGCGCCCGCCGGTGATCCGAGCCCGATAGCCGGGGCGTACGCACAGGCGCGGCGCTGCCTGGACGCCCTGCGGCTGCTCGGCCGCTCAGGCCAGGGTGCGGCCGCGCAGGACCTGGGATTCCTCGGCCTGCTGCTGGCCGACCCCGGCGACATCGACGGTTTCGTACGGCGCACGATGGGCGAGGTCGTCGACTACGACCGGCGGCGTGGCACCGACCTGGTTCGTACGCTCGACGCGTACTTCGCGAGCGGTATGAGCCCGGCCCGTACCAAGGACGATCTGCATGTTCATGTGAACACCGTCGCTCAGCGACTGGAACGCATAGGCCGGCTGCTCGGCCCCGACTGGCAGTCTCCGGCCAGGTCGCTGGAGATCCAGCTCGCGCTGCGCCTGCATGCGATGTCCGCGGCCGTCGCCCACTGA
- a CDS encoding 3-hydroxybutyrate dehydrogenase: MTAPTTPGPAPHPDARPVTLDLGGRTALVTGAAGGLGRACALRLAAAGAKVRAVDRDAEGLDALAAHSPGLAGVVEPELLDLTDLDAAEAAAAGADILVNNAGLQLVRPIEEFPPDVFHTVLTVMLEAPFRLIRGALPHMYAQGWGRIVNISSVHGLRASAFKSAYVAAKHGLEGLSKTAALEGAPHGVTSVCVNPGYVRTPLVEKQIADQAAAHSVAEDRVLTDVLLKDSAIKRLIEPEEVAEAVLYLCTPQASFITGTSLTLDGGWTAH; this comes from the coding sequence ATGACCGCGCCCACCACACCAGGTCCCGCACCTCACCCCGACGCTCGTCCCGTCACCCTCGACCTCGGCGGCCGAACCGCGCTCGTCACCGGCGCGGCGGGCGGCCTCGGCCGTGCGTGTGCGCTGCGGCTCGCGGCCGCCGGCGCGAAGGTCAGGGCCGTCGACCGCGACGCCGAGGGTCTCGACGCACTCGCCGCACACTCGCCGGGGCTGGCCGGCGTCGTCGAACCGGAGCTGCTGGACCTCACCGATCTCGACGCGGCGGAGGCGGCGGCCGCCGGGGCGGACATCCTCGTCAACAACGCCGGGCTGCAATTGGTCCGGCCCATCGAGGAATTCCCGCCGGACGTCTTCCACACCGTGCTCACGGTGATGCTGGAAGCGCCCTTCCGGCTGATACGGGGCGCGTTGCCACATATGTACGCGCAGGGCTGGGGCCGTATCGTCAATATCTCGTCCGTGCATGGGCTGCGCGCCTCTGCCTTCAAGTCCGCGTATGTGGCCGCCAAACACGGTCTCGAGGGGCTCTCGAAGACCGCGGCCCTCGAGGGCGCTCCGCACGGGGTGACCTCCGTCTGCGTCAATCCCGGCTATGTGCGTACGCCACTGGTCGAGAAGCAGATAGCGGACCAGGCGGCGGCCCACTCGGTGGCCGAGGACCGGGTCCTCACCGATGTACTGCTCAAGGACTCCGCGATCAAGAGGCTGATCGAGCCGGAGGAGGTCGCCGAAGCGGTGCTGTATCTGTGCACGCCGCAGGCATCCTTCATCACCGGCACTTCGCTCACCCTCGACGGCGGCTGGACCGCCCACTAG
- a CDS encoding NUDIX hydrolase has protein sequence MATPDFIRELRATAGHQLLLLPGVSAVVFDDQGRVLLGRRADTGKWSLIGGIPEPGEQPAVTAVREVYEETAVRCVAERVVLVQALRKPVTYPNGDQCQFMDISFRCRAVGGRARVNDDESLEVGWFSVDALPELKEFSLFRIKQALTEGPAWFQTTIEQ, from the coding sequence ATGGCAACCCCCGACTTCATCCGTGAGCTCCGGGCCACCGCAGGCCACCAGCTCCTCCTCCTGCCGGGCGTCAGCGCGGTCGTCTTCGACGACCAGGGGCGGGTGCTGCTGGGGAGGCGTGCCGACACCGGCAAATGGTCGCTCATCGGCGGGATTCCGGAGCCGGGGGAGCAGCCTGCGGTGACGGCCGTGCGCGAGGTGTACGAGGAGACCGCGGTGCGCTGTGTCGCGGAGCGAGTCGTGTTGGTCCAGGCCCTGCGGAAGCCGGTCACCTACCCCAACGGCGACCAGTGCCAGTTCATGGACATCAGTTTCCGCTGTCGCGCGGTGGGCGGCCGGGCACGCGTCAATGACGATGAGTCGCTCGAGGTGGGGTGGTTCTCCGTGGACGCGCTGCCGGAGCTCAAAGAGTTCTCGCTCTTCCGGATCAAGCAGGCGCTCACCGAGGGACCTGCATGGTTCCAAACCACCATCGAGCAGTGA
- the lnt gene encoding apolipoprotein N-acyltransferase has protein sequence MSATITTVDTRQPAPAAGRPLLRRLLRPGAAALSGVLLFASFPPRPLWWLALPGLALLGWTLYGRRLRPAFGLGYLTGLGFLLPLLIWTGEEVGPVPWVALAAVEAVFVALACMGIAAVSRLPVWPVWGAAVWIVSEAARARVPFGGFPWGKIAFGQADGVFLPLAALGGTPVLSFAVVLCGFGLYETVRRVRAHRRTGELPRGAAAAALLTVLVPVTAALAALPLVDDSAEDGTANVAAVQGNVPRLGLDFNSQRRAVLDNHARRTEELAADVKAGKVAKPDFVLWPENSSDLDPYRNADAKLVIDEAVKAIGVPTVVGAVVTPDTGNLRNTLIEWDPTRGPVDTYDKRHVQPFGEYIPMRSFVRLFSSDVDRVRRDFGPGHKVGVFDLAGTKVGMVTCFEAAFDDAVRDTVTSGAQLISVPSNNATFGRSEMTYQQLAMSRVRAVEHGRSVVVPVTSGVSAVIMPDGKIVQKTKMFTAGALVAEVPLRSSLTPATRLGTWPEGILVLVAAGGVGWVVARAVQAGRRRKAVQDTAVLGTVERGTVDAG, from the coding sequence GTGAGCGCCACCATCACCACCGTCGACACCCGACAGCCCGCCCCCGCCGCCGGCCGACCGCTACTGCGGCGCCTTCTGCGGCCGGGTGCCGCCGCGCTGTCAGGAGTGCTGCTCTTCGCGAGCTTCCCGCCACGTCCCCTGTGGTGGCTGGCGCTGCCCGGCCTCGCGCTGCTCGGCTGGACGCTGTACGGACGCCGGCTGCGGCCCGCGTTCGGCCTGGGCTACCTCACCGGCCTCGGCTTTCTGCTGCCGCTGCTCATCTGGACGGGCGAGGAGGTCGGCCCCGTGCCGTGGGTGGCGCTGGCAGCGGTGGAGGCAGTGTTCGTCGCCCTCGCCTGCATGGGGATCGCCGCGGTCTCCCGGCTCCCGGTGTGGCCGGTGTGGGGTGCGGCCGTGTGGATCGTGAGCGAGGCCGCACGCGCGCGTGTGCCGTTCGGCGGCTTCCCCTGGGGCAAGATCGCCTTCGGACAGGCGGACGGCGTCTTCCTGCCGCTCGCGGCGCTGGGCGGGACACCAGTGCTGAGTTTCGCCGTCGTACTGTGCGGCTTCGGGCTGTACGAGACCGTCCGCCGGGTCCGTGCCCACCGGCGTACCGGCGAGCTGCCGCGCGGCGCCGCGGCCGCAGCGCTGCTCACCGTGCTCGTCCCGGTCACGGCGGCCCTCGCCGCCCTGCCGCTCGTCGACGACTCCGCCGAGGACGGCACCGCGAACGTTGCCGCGGTCCAGGGCAATGTGCCGCGGCTGGGGCTCGACTTCAACTCCCAGCGCCGCGCGGTCCTCGACAACCACGCCCGCCGCACCGAGGAACTCGCCGCCGATGTGAAGGCGGGCAAGGTGGCCAAGCCGGACTTCGTCCTGTGGCCGGAGAACTCCTCGGACCTCGACCCGTACCGCAACGCCGACGCCAAGCTGGTCATCGACGAAGCGGTGAAGGCGATCGGCGTGCCGACCGTCGTCGGCGCGGTCGTCACACCCGACACGGGCAATCTGCGCAACACCCTGATCGAATGGGACCCCACGCGCGGCCCTGTCGACACATACGACAAGCGGCATGTCCAGCCGTTCGGTGAGTACATCCCGATGCGGTCCTTCGTACGCCTCTTCAGCTCCGACGTCGACCGGGTGCGGCGCGACTTCGGACCCGGGCACAAGGTGGGTGTCTTCGACCTGGCGGGCACCAAGGTCGGCATGGTCACCTGCTTCGAGGCGGCGTTCGACGACGCGGTGCGTGACACCGTCACCAGCGGGGCCCAGCTCATCTCCGTGCCGAGCAACAACGCCACCTTCGGCCGCAGCGAGATGACGTATCAGCAACTGGCGATGTCGCGGGTGCGGGCCGTCGAGCACGGGCGCTCCGTCGTCGTCCCCGTGACCAGCGGTGTCAGCGCCGTGATCATGCCGGACGGGAAGATCGTCCAGAAGACGAAGATGTTCACGGCGGGTGCGCTGGTCGCCGAGGTGCCGCTGCGCTCCTCGCTCACGCCGGCGACTCGGCTCGGGACCTGGCCGGAAGGCATCCTGGTGCTGGTCGCGGCGGGCGGTGTGGGCTGGGTCGTGGCACGGGCGGTGCAGGCCGGGCGGCGGCGGAAGGCCGTACAGGACACGGCCGTGCTGGGCACCGTCGAGCGGGGCACGGTCGACGCCGGTTAG
- a CDS encoding O-antigen ligase family protein, with the protein MAAPDGRSATRERGSATDIAGVVVLSGCAVWSLISAAGREARPEGVLLAVFAVAAGYACGRICGTLLPVAAASAAALAALGLAIASRQGVPGAIAGTPIQPGHTGAAAALLVLGAGAACCAASAARPAALRLALRMLALAVACTALALGSVAGCAAALGILLCSLAAVRMRHRTVALVGLAVATGLVVAASWGVAEDTLPDGLTVSLQGQLTQNRVALWRDAITLAKDDPVRGVGPDRFGKLSTTAQQSLGSDGKPHSASLQQAAEQGVVGVALLGAAFGWMLYGLWRSPRSTPVVLSAGAALTALAVLASVGNALSFTPVTAGAGLLAGLATAHTAGEGSAERGTHTARWADAAADSRTL; encoded by the coding sequence ATGGCTGCACCGGACGGCCGGTCCGCCACGCGGGAGCGCGGCAGCGCGACCGATATCGCCGGCGTTGTCGTCCTCAGCGGCTGCGCCGTGTGGTCGCTGATCAGCGCGGCCGGACGCGAGGCACGGCCCGAGGGCGTGCTGCTCGCCGTGTTCGCCGTCGCCGCCGGATATGCCTGCGGCCGTATCTGCGGCACGCTCCTGCCGGTCGCGGCCGCCTCGGCCGCCGCACTCGCCGCACTCGGCCTGGCGATCGCCTCACGCCAGGGTGTGCCCGGTGCGATCGCCGGGACTCCCATCCAGCCGGGGCACACGGGTGCGGCTGCGGCGCTGCTGGTCCTCGGTGCGGGTGCAGCCTGCTGCGCCGCCTCTGCGGCCCGTCCGGCCGCGTTGCGCCTCGCGCTGCGGATGCTCGCTCTCGCCGTCGCCTGCACCGCACTGGCGCTCGGTTCCGTCGCCGGGTGCGCGGCGGCCCTCGGCATACTGCTCTGCTCGCTGGCGGCGGTCCGGATGCGCCATCGGACGGTGGCGCTCGTCGGCCTCGCCGTCGCCACCGGTCTGGTGGTGGCCGCCTCGTGGGGCGTGGCCGAGGACACCCTGCCGGACGGGCTGACGGTCTCGCTGCAGGGCCAGCTCACCCAGAACCGGGTGGCTCTGTGGCGGGATGCGATCACTCTCGCCAAGGACGATCCGGTACGGGGGGTGGGTCCCGACCGCTTCGGCAAGCTCAGCACCACCGCACAGCAGTCGCTGGGCTCCGACGGCAAGCCGCACTCGGCCTCGCTGCAACAGGCGGCCGAGCAGGGTGTGGTGGGCGTGGCGCTGCTGGGTGCGGCGTTCGGCTGGATGCTGTACGGCTTGTGGCGCTCGCCGCGCTCCACCCCGGTCGTGCTGAGCGCGGGAGCCGCGCTCACGGCGCTGGCGGTCCTGGCGAGCGTCGGCAACGCGCTGAGCTTCACGCCGGTGACGGCGGGCGCCGGGCTGCTCGCGGGGCTGGCGACGGCACACACGGCGGGCGAGGGCTCGGCGGAGCGCGGTACGCACACCGCCCGGTGGGCGGACGCGGCGGCGGACAGCCGGACGCTCTAG
- a CDS encoding glutamate racemase, with the protein MKIALMDSGIGLLAAAAAVRRLRPDADLVLSSDPDGMPWGPRTPEDVAARALAAARAAAAHRPEALIVACNTASVHALPTLRAELEPGIPVIGTVPAIKPASAGGGPVAIWATPATTGSPYQRGLIRDFADSVAVTEVPCPGLADAVQQADEAAIDHAVAAAAALTPRDVRAVVLGCTHYELVAERIRAAVQPPGLPPVVLHGSAGAVAAQALRRIGELPAPDAEPSSRLTVLLSGRDSALPDQALSYAEGRLLQAVSPAL; encoded by the coding sequence GTGAAGATCGCGCTCATGGACTCCGGAATCGGCCTGCTGGCGGCCGCCGCCGCGGTACGTCGGCTGCGGCCGGACGCGGATCTCGTTCTCTCCTCCGACCCCGACGGCATGCCGTGGGGCCCGCGTACGCCGGAGGATGTCGCCGCCCGCGCGCTCGCCGCCGCCCGCGCGGCTGCCGCACACCGCCCCGAGGCGCTGATCGTCGCCTGCAACACCGCATCGGTGCATGCCCTGCCCACGCTGCGCGCGGAGCTGGAGCCCGGTATACCCGTCATCGGCACGGTCCCCGCGATCAAACCGGCCTCGGCCGGCGGCGGCCCCGTCGCTATCTGGGCCACCCCTGCCACCACCGGCAGCCCCTACCAGCGCGGCCTCATCCGGGACTTCGCCGACTCGGTCGCCGTCACCGAGGTGCCCTGCCCCGGTCTCGCGGACGCCGTTCAGCAGGCTGACGAGGCTGCCATCGATCATGCCGTGGCCGCCGCGGCCGCCCTCACACCGCGCGATGTAAGGGCCGTCGTCCTCGGCTGCACCCATTACGAGCTGGTCGCCGAACGTATCCGCGCCGCAGTGCAGCCGCCCGGTCTGCCACCGGTGGTGCTGCACGGCTCGGCCGGGGCGGTCGCCGCCCAGGCGTTGCGCCGTATCGGCGAGCTCCCCGCCCCCGACGCCGAGCCGAGCTCCCGGCTCACGGTGCTGCTCAGCGGCCGTGATTCCGCCCTGCCCGACCAAGCCCTCAGCTATGCCGAGGGCCGCCTGCTCCAGGCCGTCAGCCCGGCGCTCTGA